The Deferrivibrio essentukiensis region CTTTTTTTTGTGAACGTTGAACATTGAACTTTTTAACACTTTTTACCTTTCACTTCTCACGTCTTACGTCTCACATTTCACTTTCCACACGCAGTCAAAGATCACATTAAAAAATAGGATGAAGGCAGTCAATTATTGCTTGACTTAAAAAATAAAAGGTAATAGTTTGGTTAAAATTATAAAAATTTAGTGAGGCTTAAAATGTTAAAGACTAATAACTTAAATGTAAAAGAATTGATCCCCATAGTTGCCCCTTTTTATTTAAGACAGATATTTCCGCTTAATGAAAAGGATGCTGAGTTTGTGACATACAGTAGAAATACAATCAAAAATATTTTAAATAGAACCGACAAACGAATTATGGCAGTAGTAGGACCATGCTCTATTCACGACCCAAAAGCTGCTATGGATTATGCGCAGCGATTAAAAAAGCTTTCTGAAGAGGTAAAAGATAAAATATATATTGTAATGAGGGTTTATTTTGAAAAGCCGAGGACCACTATCGGGTGGAAAGGGTTAATAAATGACCCGGATATGGATGGTAGTCATCAGATATCAAAGGGGCTTGGAATTGCAAGAAGACTTTTATCCGAAATTACAAACTTAAATTTACCTGTTGCTTGCGAGATGCTTGATCCTATTACACCACAGTATTTATCTGATATGATTTCATGGGGTGCTATAGGAGCAAGAACCACCGAGTCACAGACACATAGAGAGATGGCAAGTGGGCTTTCATTCCCCGTGGGTTTTAAAAATGGTACTGACGGAAATATTAAGATTGCTTGCGATGCCATGGAGGCAGCACTAAGACCTCATAGTTTTTTGGGAATAAATGCTGAAGGGAAAAGCTCTATAGTTAAAACACTTGGTAATCCGAATGTTCACCTGGTCCTTAGGGGGGGTGACAAAAAACCTAACTACTTTCCTGAAGATATAGAAAAGGCAATAAATATACTTCAAAAGAATAACTTGCCAGATTCTATTATGGTTGATTGCAGTCATGCCAATTCTTTAAAAGACCACAGGAATCAGCCAAAGGTACTTGAAAGTGTGATAGAGCAGATTAATGACGGTTGTGCTTACATTAAAGCTGTTATGATTGAAAGCAATATTAATGAAGGTAATCAGCCGATCTGTTCTAATAAGAGTGAGCTGAAATATGGGGTTTCAATTACTGACAAATGTATTGACTGGGATACAACAGAGAGAATCATTAAAAGTGCTGCGGAAAAATTAACATTTTAATACGGTATTGTGCATAATTTTAAATATATTTTGTTGTAATTTGTTAAACTGTTATGCTAAATTTTCTCAATGAAACATATTGCCGAATGGGAAAATTTGGTTAACGCCAAGCTTTCTATATTAGAAAATATTATCAAAAATAAATTTGGGCTAAGCCTTTTAAATTTAAAGATTTCATATGACCTGAAAGGGTTAAGAGCAGGTCTTTTTATTCCCAAAACAAATGAAATAAAATTAAACGGGAAATTATGCAAAGAGTTTCCAGAAAGAATGGTAAATGAAGTATTAGTTCATGAAGTGGCACATTTTGTTACTAATAAAGTTTTCAAAAACAGTAAACCTCATGGCAAAAAATGGAAAGATATCGCAATATTGCTGGGTCTAAAAAATCCAAAGACTACTCATGATATGCCTGTAAACCCCGCGAGACAGTTTCAAAAATACGAATATAAATGCAGTTGTGGTACACATAATATTTCTTCGGTCAGACATAAAAGAATTATCACCAAAAAGGCTAAATATGCTTGCAAGCGGTGCGGCGGTTTGTTAGAAAAAGTGTAAGAGCAACTTCAATGCAAGATTGAATACATCCCGGGAGATGATTATGGCAAAATATATTTTATCTTTAGATTTAGGGACTACAGGTAATAAGGCTGTTATATTCGATGAAAAGTGTAATATAGTAGCGATGGATTATTCAGAATTTCCTCAAATATTTCCAAAAGAGGGGTGGGTTGAGCATAGCCCTTTTGATATATTAGACTGTGCCTTGAAAGTAGCGAAAAATGTGGTGGATCAAGTTGGCGTAGAAAATATTTTGGCTTTAGGGATTACGAATCAAAGGGAAACAGCCATAATATGGGATAAAACAACAGGAAATCCTTTATATAATGCAATCGTTTGGCAATGCAGAAGGACTGAAGAGATTTGCAGGAGATATGAACAGTATAAGGATATGGTTAAAGAGAAAACTGGACTTTTTTTAGACCCATATTTTAGTGTAACAAAAATTAAGTGGCTAATTGAAAATGTTGAAGAAGTAAAAAAAGCAGTTAGCCATGGCAGTGCTATATTTGGTACAGTTGATTCATTTGTTGTATATTATCTTACAGGTGGAAAAGTTCACGCTACCGATGTTACAAACAGTTCAAGGACTGCAATATTTAACATCAACAATCTTGAGTACGATGAAGAATTGTTAAAATTATTTGAAATTCCCGCATCAATTTTGCCTGAGGTGTATTCCAGTGATCATATGTTTGGTTATGTGGATAAAAAATTTTTCGGGAAAGAGATTCCAATTTGTGGTGTAATTGGTGATCAGCAAGCTTCCCTTTTTGCTCACGGCGGATGGAGAGAGGGCTTGGTAAAAAACACTTATGGGACAGGTCTTTTTTTGATGATGTCCACAAAAGATGAAGTCTATCACAGTAAAAATCTTATCAGCACAGTGGCATGGAAGGTTAAAAATAAGCTTGAATACGCTCTTGAAGGGAGTATTTTCGTGGGAGGTTCCCTTATTCAGTGGCTGAGGGATGGTTTGGGGATGATAGAAAAATCGGAACACATTGAAGAGCTTGCAAAAAGTGTAGATTCTTCCGGCAATGTATACTTTGTCCCTGCACTTACCGGGCTTGGGGCTCCACACTGGGATTCACTTGCAGGGGGACTATTGATAGGGATTACAAGGGGCACAAACAGGGGGCATATAGCAAGAGCAGCACTCGAAGGGATAGCTTTTCAGACAAAAGATGTTTTTGAAGAATTTAAAAGTATAACAGATAATAAATTAAAAATTAAAAGGTTTGCTGTGGATGGCGGTGCATCAAAGAATAACCTCCTTATGCAGATTCAATCAGATATTTTAGGGACAGAGATAGAAAGGCCAATGATAACAGAGTCAACCGCCTTAGGAGCTGCTGCTGTGGCAGCAGTCAGCTGTGACTTTTGGAGTTTTGATGATATATTATCTTTCAGAGAAGTCGAAATGGAATTTAGACCTTTTAAAAAGGATGATGAAAGAGAAAGAATATATAATAAGTGGTTAAAGGCTTTAGAAAAATCTAAAAGATGGATGGAAGAGTAGAATAAGAGTGAGTTGATTGGTTATTGGTTTAAAATAAAATTAACAAGAAGGTGAGGTAGTGGAAGGTAAAAAATTTAATCCTAAGAAGCTTGAAAAACTTAACAATATAGAAAGATTAAAGGATATCCCGCCAGAGTTTATCAGAAAGGCTGTTGGACTTGTAAATGTTGAAACCTTGGTTGATATAGGTGCAGGTACTGGACTTTTTTCTGTAGCTCTATTAAATGAGTTTAAATGTAAGACAGTTTATGCCTGCGATTTGTCAGACATAATGATTGATTGGATGAAAGAAAATATTGTTACTAAATATTCTGAAATTATTCCGCTGAAATCTGATGAAACCAAAGTACCGCTTTCTGATGATATTGCAGAGCTTGCTGTTATGATAAGTTTACACCATGAGCTTAATGAGCCTGAGGTAGTTTTAAAAGATGTGTATAGAATTCTGAGAAAAGGGGGCAAATTGTTGGTCATTGATTGGAAGAAAGCTGAAATGAATGAGGGTCCACCTTTGGACATAAGAGTTTGCCCTGATCTTGTAAAAAAACAGCTTTTAAAAGCCGGCTTTGAAAATATACAAGTTTTCGATGGGTTGAAAAAACACTTTGCTATAATTGGTGATAAAAGATAGACATCAGCTAAAAATAAGCTGATGCCTTAATAATTAGTTTTCGTTGGCACCGCAACACTTTTTATATTTCTTTCCGCTGCCGCATGGGCAAGGATCGTTTCTTCCCACTTTTGGCGTGTCCCTTTTGATTGGGGATTTTTTATTATCTTCTTGGGAGTTTTCGTTAAAAATATCTCTTCTTTCCTCTTTTAACTCTGTGTTTTGACTCTTAAGTTCAAGCTCTTCATCACTTTCAACCTGAATTTTTACATTAAATAGAAATTTCACGGTATCAGTATTGATTTTGTTAAGCATATTTACAAAAAGCACATATGATTCTTTTTTGTATTCTATTAAAGGGTCTTTTTGTCCATACCCCCTCAACCCTACACTATCTCTCAAATGGTCCATGTTTAAAAGATGTTCTTTCCATTTACTATCAAGAATATTCATCATCAAAAATCTTGAAAAGCCGATAAAATGCTCACCGAGTTCTTCTTTTTTACTGCTAAACTTTTCAAATATTTTTTCTTTCAGTTTGTTGCTGTATTCGTTAGCAGTTTTTCTTGATACCCCTTCAAAAGAAAAATCGACACTAAAGATTTCGGCTATTTTCTTTTGCAATAATTCTTCATCGATGACTTCAGAGTTTATTACGTAGTCTTCAAATAAACCATCAACGACATTTTCTATATTCTCTTTAAGGATATTCTCGATATCGTTTCCCATTAAAATATCGCGCCTTAAAGAGTAGATTACGTTACGTTGCTGATTCATTACATTGTCATACTCAAGGAGGTGTTTACGAATTTCAAAGTGCATCGCTTCAACTTTTTTCTGCGCATTTTCAATAGATTTATTGATAAGAGGGTGTTCAATGGGTTCAC contains the following coding sequences:
- a CDS encoding SprT-like domain-containing protein — protein: MKHIAEWENLVNAKLSILENIIKNKFGLSLLNLKISYDLKGLRAGLFIPKTNEIKLNGKLCKEFPERMVNEVLVHEVAHFVTNKVFKNSKPHGKKWKDIAILLGLKNPKTTHDMPVNPARQFQKYEYKCSCGTHNISSVRHKRIITKKAKYACKRCGGLLEKV
- a CDS encoding 3-deoxy-7-phosphoheptulonate synthase codes for the protein MLKTNNLNVKELIPIVAPFYLRQIFPLNEKDAEFVTYSRNTIKNILNRTDKRIMAVVGPCSIHDPKAAMDYAQRLKKLSEEVKDKIYIVMRVYFEKPRTTIGWKGLINDPDMDGSHQISKGLGIARRLLSEITNLNLPVACEMLDPITPQYLSDMISWGAIGARTTESQTHREMASGLSFPVGFKNGTDGNIKIACDAMEAALRPHSFLGINAEGKSSIVKTLGNPNVHLVLRGGDKKPNYFPEDIEKAINILQKNNLPDSIMVDCSHANSLKDHRNQPKVLESVIEQINDGCAYIKAVMIESNINEGNQPICSNKSELKYGVSITDKCIDWDTTERIIKSAAEKLTF
- the glpK gene encoding glycerol kinase GlpK, with product MAKYILSLDLGTTGNKAVIFDEKCNIVAMDYSEFPQIFPKEGWVEHSPFDILDCALKVAKNVVDQVGVENILALGITNQRETAIIWDKTTGNPLYNAIVWQCRRTEEICRRYEQYKDMVKEKTGLFLDPYFSVTKIKWLIENVEEVKKAVSHGSAIFGTVDSFVVYYLTGGKVHATDVTNSSRTAIFNINNLEYDEELLKLFEIPASILPEVYSSDHMFGYVDKKFFGKEIPICGVIGDQQASLFAHGGWREGLVKNTYGTGLFLMMSTKDEVYHSKNLISTVAWKVKNKLEYALEGSIFVGGSLIQWLRDGLGMIEKSEHIEELAKSVDSSGNVYFVPALTGLGAPHWDSLAGGLLIGITRGTNRGHIARAALEGIAFQTKDVFEEFKSITDNKLKIKRFAVDGGASKNNLLMQIQSDILGTEIERPMITESTALGAAAVAAVSCDFWSFDDILSFREVEMEFRPFKKDDERERIYNKWLKALEKSKRWMEE
- a CDS encoding class I SAM-dependent methyltransferase; protein product: MEGKKFNPKKLEKLNNIERLKDIPPEFIRKAVGLVNVETLVDIGAGTGLFSVALLNEFKCKTVYACDLSDIMIDWMKENIVTKYSEIIPLKSDETKVPLSDDIAELAVMISLHHELNEPEVVLKDVYRILRKGGKLLVIDWKKAEMNEGPPLDIRVCPDLVKKQLLKAGFENIQVFDGLKKHFAIIGDKR